The following coding sequences lie in one Streptomyces venezuelae genomic window:
- a CDS encoding enoyl-CoA hydratase/isomerase family protein encodes MTATLEVAEGVGTIRLDRPPMNALDIATQDRLKELAEEATRRDDVRAVVLYGGEKVFAAGADIKEMQDMDHAAMVVRSGALQESFTAVARIPKPVVAAVTGYALGGGCELALCADFRIAADNAKLGQPEILLGVIPGAGGTQRLARLVGPSKAKDLIFTGRHVKADEALTMGLVDRVVPAAEVYEQAHAWAARLARGPAIALRAAKESIDAGLETDIDTGLAIERTWFAGLFATEDRERGMRSFVEEGPGKAKFA; translated from the coding sequence ATGACTGCAACCCTCGAAGTCGCCGAAGGCGTCGGCACGATCCGGCTCGACCGTCCCCCGATGAACGCCCTGGACATCGCGACCCAGGACCGCCTCAAGGAACTCGCCGAAGAGGCGACGCGCCGCGACGACGTGCGCGCCGTGGTGCTCTACGGCGGCGAGAAGGTGTTCGCGGCGGGCGCGGACATCAAGGAGATGCAGGACATGGACCACGCGGCCATGGTCGTACGCTCCGGGGCGCTGCAGGAGTCCTTCACCGCCGTCGCCCGCATCCCCAAGCCCGTCGTCGCCGCCGTCACCGGTTACGCGCTGGGCGGCGGCTGCGAGCTCGCCCTCTGCGCCGACTTCCGCATCGCCGCGGACAACGCCAAGCTCGGCCAGCCCGAAATCCTGCTCGGCGTCATCCCCGGCGCGGGCGGCACCCAGCGACTGGCCCGGCTCGTCGGCCCGTCCAAGGCCAAGGACCTCATCTTCACCGGCCGCCACGTGAAGGCCGACGAGGCGCTCACCATGGGCCTGGTGGACCGTGTCGTGCCCGCCGCCGAGGTGTACGAGCAGGCGCACGCGTGGGCCGCACGGCTCGCGCGGGGCCCGGCCATCGCGCTGCGCGCCGCCAAGGAGTCGATCGACGCGGGCCTGGAGACGGACATCGACACGGGGCTCGCCATCGAACGGACGTGGTTCGCAGGCCTGTTCGCGACCGAGGACCGTGAGCGGGGCATGCGCAGCTTCGTCGAGGAGGGCCCGGGCAAGGCCAAGTTCGCCTGA
- a CDS encoding ATP-binding protein, with protein sequence MAGLEGDERPRRHGSATAARWSPAVEDEHALKALELFGNPTDAEVPLPSRPESAAIARRLAQVVVLRHWGLSPKLTEDVVLLVSELVGNAVRHTGARVFGLRMQRRRGWIRVEVRDPSRGLPCLLPVHEMDLSGRGLFLVDKLSDRWGVDLLPRGKTTWFEMRAADR encoded by the coding sequence ATGGCGGGGCTGGAGGGTGACGAACGGCCGCGGCGGCACGGCAGTGCGACCGCGGCGCGCTGGTCGCCGGCGGTTGAGGACGAACACGCGCTGAAGGCGCTCGAGTTGTTCGGCAATCCCACGGACGCGGAGGTCCCGCTGCCGTCGCGCCCGGAGTCCGCCGCCATCGCGCGCCGCCTCGCCCAGGTCGTGGTCCTGCGCCACTGGGGCCTCTCCCCGAAACTCACCGAGGATGTCGTCCTCCTCGTCTCCGAACTCGTCGGGAACGCCGTGCGGCACACCGGCGCCCGCGTCTTCGGCCTGCGCATGCAGCGGCGGCGCGGCTGGATCCGCGTGGAGGTCCGCGACCCCTCGCGCGGGCTGCCCTGTCTGCTGCCCGTCCACGAGATGGACCTGAGCGGCCGCGGCCTGTTCCTCGTCGACAAGCTCTCCGACCGGTGGGGCGTGGACCTGCTGCCCCGCGGCAAGACCACGTGGTTCGAGATGCGCGCCGCCGACCGCTGA
- a CDS encoding polysaccharide deacetylase family protein: MIETDRRRALRAGAGLVAAGALTTGCAATGPAAPARDRPPATTRRPAGPAPAAAPAPRRFPGLPAQISHGPRTRPQVALTFHGQGDPATAKALLAQAEGAGAKITVLAVGSWLDAHPDLARRILDGGHDLGNHTHHHLDINTMSEADARAEITGCADRLRRLTGSIGTWFRPSRTQTATPLVERLARRAGYPHVLSYDVDSLDFTSPGAPAVTRAVAGGIREGSVVSLHFGYADTVAALPAVLEELERRGLRAVTTTELLT; encoded by the coding sequence GTGATCGAGACCGACCGCCGCAGAGCCCTGCGCGCGGGCGCCGGCCTGGTCGCCGCGGGCGCGCTCACCACCGGGTGCGCCGCGACCGGCCCCGCCGCCCCCGCACGCGACCGCCCGCCCGCAACCACCCGCCGCCCGGCCGGGCCCGCCCCGGCCGCCGCCCCCGCACCCCGCCGCTTCCCCGGCCTCCCCGCCCAGATCAGCCACGGCCCCCGCACCCGCCCCCAGGTCGCCCTCACCTTCCACGGCCAGGGTGACCCCGCCACCGCGAAGGCGCTGCTCGCCCAGGCGGAGGGAGCCGGCGCGAAAATCACCGTGCTCGCCGTCGGCAGCTGGCTCGACGCCCACCCCGACCTGGCACGCCGCATCCTCGACGGCGGCCACGACCTGGGCAACCACACCCACCACCACCTCGACATCAACACCATGTCCGAGGCCGACGCCCGCGCCGAGATCACCGGCTGCGCGGACCGCCTGCGCCGCCTCACCGGCTCCATCGGCACCTGGTTCCGCCCCTCGCGCACACAGACGGCGACGCCCCTCGTCGAACGCCTCGCCCGCCGCGCGGGCTACCCGCACGTCCTCTCGTACGACGTCGACTCCCTCGACTTCACGTCACCGGGCGCCCCGGCCGTGACCCGCGCCGTCGCGGGCGGGATCCGCGAGGGGTCCGTCGTGAGCCTGCACTTCGGGTACGCGGACACGGTCGCCGCCCTGCCCGCCGTCCTGGAAGAACTGGAACGCCGCGGCCTGCGCGCGGTCACGACCACGGAGCTGCTGACCTGA
- a CDS encoding YncE family protein: MLPDAPRLRATRRTAAVLAAGAVLAALAGCGAGKGDSEALGTEGVRKPAKPKVAPGLPGMPPVLDPKDAYAADRPNALQPVAKKFLQRIYVPNTESNTVSVIDPKKFEVIETIKVGNQPQHVVPSWDMKTLWVNNDLGDSLTAIDPVTGKTGRTVEVSDPYNLYFTPNGKHAVVMASMDRELVFRDPKTMNRNKTVPVTCAGVNHADFSMDGRYFIVSCEFSGELLKVDTEKMEVVGQQKIPFKGAMPQDVKMSPDGKTFYIADMMAHGMWVLDGDKFTEPKLMRTGKGCHGLYVSRDSKEMYISNRGEGTISVFDFPKNRLTKKWKLPDGGSPDMGGVSADGNTLWLSGRYDSEVYAIDTRTGVQLARIPVGKGPHGLAVYPQPGRYSLGHTGIFR; this comes from the coding sequence ATGCTGCCCGACGCCCCGCGGCTCAGGGCCACCCGACGCACCGCGGCCGTGCTCGCCGCCGGCGCCGTCCTCGCCGCCCTCGCGGGCTGCGGCGCCGGCAAGGGCGACTCCGAGGCCCTCGGCACCGAAGGCGTCCGCAAGCCCGCCAAGCCGAAGGTCGCGCCCGGCCTGCCCGGCATGCCGCCCGTGCTCGACCCCAAGGACGCGTACGCCGCCGACCGCCCCAACGCGCTCCAGCCGGTGGCCAAGAAGTTCCTCCAGCGCATCTATGTCCCCAACACCGAGTCCAACACGGTGTCGGTGATCGACCCCAAGAAGTTCGAGGTCATCGAGACCATCAAGGTCGGCAATCAGCCGCAGCACGTCGTCCCCTCCTGGGACATGAAGACGCTCTGGGTCAACAACGACCTCGGCGACAGCCTCACCGCGATCGACCCCGTCACCGGCAAGACGGGCCGTACGGTCGAGGTCTCCGACCCGTACAACCTCTACTTCACGCCGAACGGCAAGCACGCCGTCGTCATGGCCTCCATGGACCGCGAACTCGTCTTCCGCGACCCGAAGACCATGAACCGCAACAAGACCGTCCCCGTCACCTGCGCGGGCGTCAACCACGCCGACTTCTCCATGGACGGCCGCTACTTCATCGTGTCCTGCGAGTTCTCCGGCGAACTCCTCAAGGTCGACACGGAGAAGATGGAGGTCGTCGGCCAGCAGAAGATCCCCTTCAAGGGCGCCATGCCGCAGGACGTGAAGATGTCGCCCGACGGCAAGACGTTCTACATCGCCGACATGATGGCGCACGGCATGTGGGTCCTGGACGGCGACAAGTTCACGGAACCGAAGCTGATGCGCACGGGCAAGGGCTGCCACGGCCTGTATGTCAGCCGCGACTCCAAGGAGATGTACATCTCCAACCGGGGCGAGGGAACGATCTCCGTCTTCGACTTCCCGAAGAACAGGCTCACCAAGAAGTGGAAGCTCCCGGACGGCGGCAGCCCCGACATGGGCGGCGTCTCGGCGGACGGCAACACCCTCTGGCTGTCCGGGCGTTACGACTCCGAGGTGTACGCCATCGACACCCGAACCGGAGTGCAGCTGGCCCGCATCCCGGTCGGTAAGGGGCCGCACGGCCTCGCGGTGTACCCGCAGCCGGGCCGCTACTCGCTCGGGCACACGGGGATCTTCCGTTGA
- a CDS encoding glycoside hydrolase family 25 protein, which yields MIRGIDVSSHQTTFDTDGFSFVFIKATEGRSYVNPKLSAQTKRARDAGCVVGYYHFLWPGNIKAQAEYFVSKAPEKEGDLLAADWEWTGDHTRASNGEKDRFIREVKRLRPDHRVLLYCNRDFWLNHDTTSYAGDGLWIADYVRAGKPRIQAKWKIHQYTSTPLDKNVADFEDDDALREWATP from the coding sequence GTGATCCGTGGCATCGACGTCAGCTCCCACCAGACGACCTTCGACACGGACGGTTTCTCCTTCGTCTTCATAAAGGCGACGGAGGGCCGTTCGTACGTCAACCCGAAGCTGTCCGCCCAGACGAAGCGCGCCCGCGACGCGGGCTGCGTGGTCGGCTACTACCACTTCCTCTGGCCGGGCAACATCAAGGCGCAGGCGGAGTATTTCGTGAGCAAGGCCCCCGAGAAGGAGGGGGACCTGCTGGCGGCGGACTGGGAGTGGACGGGGGACCATACGCGCGCGAGCAACGGCGAGAAGGACCGCTTCATCCGGGAGGTGAAGCGGCTGCGGCCCGACCACCGCGTCCTCCTGTACTGCAACCGCGACTTTTGGTTGAACCACGACACCACTTCGTACGCGGGCGACGGACTGTGGATCGCCGACTACGTCCGCGCGGGCAAGCCCCGCATCCAGGCGAAGTGGAAGATCCACCAGTACACGTCGACACCGCTGGACAAGAACGTGGCCGATTTCGAGGACGACGACGCACTGCGGGAGTGGGCCACGCCCTGA
- a CDS encoding NADPH-dependent F420 reductase, translating to MGEHRSTPISVRRPQQEAARRAGATRDRSALGVSHTVYNGTSLAWAMWSGSTVMGSVGTAPPVFRGRTRNTPADPEVPSVTTAAPRRLASERQSVMKIGIIGAGNIGGNLTRRLTALGHDVSVANSRGPHTLTALAEETGAKPVAVGEAARGAQVVVVTVPLKAVPDLPAGFLDGAAEDVAVIDTGNYYPQQRDGRIAEIEEGLTESRWTERQIGHPVIKAFNGTYAQDILDKPLPKGAPGRVALPVSGDDEAAKKVVRDLIDELGFDTVDNGGQDESWRQQPGTPVYGNTGGTDEIRKALDAASPERTAEWRA from the coding sequence ATGGGTGAGCACAGAAGTACACCGATTTCAGTGAGAAGACCGCAGCAAGAAGCAGCGCGGCGCGCAGGCGCGACGCGCGACCGATCAGCGCTCGGGGTGTCTCACACGGTGTACAACGGCACGTCCTTAGCCTGGGCGATGTGGTCCGGCAGCACGGTAATGGGCTCCGTCGGCACGGCTCCACCCGTTTTCCGAGGACGAACGCGGAATACTCCCGCCGATCCGGAGGTTCCCTCCGTTACGACCGCGGCACCCCGCCGCCTCGCCTCGGAAAGGCAGTCAGTCATGAAGATCGGCATCATCGGCGCGGGCAACATCGGCGGCAACCTCACCCGTCGCCTCACCGCCCTCGGCCACGACGTGTCCGTCGCCAACTCGCGCGGCCCGCACACCCTGACCGCCCTGGCCGAGGAGACCGGCGCGAAGCCCGTCGCCGTCGGCGAGGCCGCGCGCGGCGCGCAGGTCGTCGTCGTGACCGTCCCGCTCAAGGCCGTCCCCGACCTGCCCGCCGGCTTCCTCGACGGCGCGGCCGAGGACGTCGCCGTCATCGACACCGGCAACTACTACCCGCAGCAGCGCGACGGGAGGATCGCCGAGATCGAGGAGGGCCTCACCGAGAGCCGCTGGACCGAGCGGCAGATCGGCCACCCCGTCATCAAGGCCTTCAACGGCACGTACGCCCAGGACATCCTCGACAAGCCCCTGCCGAAGGGCGCCCCCGGCCGGGTCGCGCTGCCCGTGTCCGGCGACGACGAGGCCGCCAAGAAGGTCGTGCGCGACCTGATCGACGAGCTCGGTTTCGACACCGTGGACAACGGCGGGCAGGACGAGTCCTGGCGTCAGCAGCCCGGAACCCCCGTGTACGGCAACACCGGCGGGACGGACGAGATCCGCAAGGCGCTGGACGCGGCGTCCCCGGAGCGTACGGCGGAGTGGCGCGCCTGA
- a CDS encoding DUF1062 domain-containing protein translates to MLTHWVVMPTCLPQVLRRCHTCASGRFRADGKFRVNANHKLIDAWLLALCTTCGATTKLTVLERRNVRSVRPALLDRMHANDPALAAELLQDPALLRRNRVSVDWDGAWRLDTGAGAPDRPDGDVLDVSVRFAARIPVRPVRLIAEGCGLSRGEVERLIVEGKVVSAVRLGGRTSGDFTFLLKR, encoded by the coding sequence GTGCTCACCCATTGGGTCGTCATGCCCACCTGCCTGCCTCAGGTTCTCCGTCGCTGTCACACCTGCGCGTCCGGGCGCTTCCGTGCCGACGGGAAATTCCGGGTCAACGCGAACCACAAGCTGATCGACGCCTGGCTCCTCGCGCTCTGCACGACGTGCGGGGCGACCACGAAGCTCACGGTCCTGGAGCGGCGGAACGTCCGTTCCGTACGGCCCGCGCTGCTGGACCGCATGCACGCCAACGACCCGGCTCTGGCAGCGGAGTTGCTGCAGGATCCGGCGCTGCTGCGGCGCAATCGCGTGTCCGTCGACTGGGACGGGGCCTGGCGCCTCGACACGGGCGCCGGGGCGCCGGACCGCCCCGACGGCGACGTGCTCGACGTCTCGGTCCGCTTCGCGGCCCGGATCCCGGTCCGGCCGGTGCGGCTGATCGCCGAAGGGTGCGGTCTGTCGCGGGGCGAGGTGGAGCGGCTGATCGTGGAGGGGAAGGTCGTCTCGGCGGTCCGCCTCGGCGGCAGGACCTCCGGGGACTTCACCTTCCTGCTGAAGCGCTGA
- a CDS encoding EF-hand domain-containing protein translates to MADIEEARKTFEQFDADGDGFITAAEWKSAMARMGDFYQTEAVAEAVIGTKDTDADKRLSFDEFWASLNK, encoded by the coding sequence GTGGCGGACATCGAGGAAGCGCGCAAGACGTTCGAGCAGTTCGACGCGGACGGCGACGGCTTCATCACGGCGGCGGAGTGGAAGAGCGCCATGGCCAGGATGGGCGACTTCTACCAGACCGAGGCGGTGGCCGAGGCCGTGATCGGCACGAAGGACACCGACGCGGACAAGCGTCTCTCCTTCGACGAGTTCTGGGCGAGCCTGAACAAGTAG
- a CDS encoding helix-turn-helix transcriptional regulator, giving the protein MVGGAKGPAGRAPFVGRGAELGRLEALLDEVGAGGTTAGVVDVVGDPGIGKSRLLTEFAALARDRGVTVLRGRGSERGRALPLRPFTDAFTELDPRARRAFPSLGGLPAMVRGDGDGALPGAVSVGVSGAVSGMDLFGLCRVTAAALGGVGGRGLLVVLDDLHWADEATVELVDHLVRHPVRAPFLLAVARRERQSPSALSAALTRGLDSGVVLRTALGPLSGDELIPAFAAGVPRERAAEMYEASQGSPLYFLALLHGDHSAAFLDELAGLSALERAALDAVAVLGEHAHTDLIAAVTGADRFDLIAALRELIDRDLLRPDRRAGCLAPRHPLLRAWMREAVDPWRRLELHRAAAVELTRTGAPLNDRAHHVEESLSRWDPKAAAILTEAAEQAAATAPADSARLLGVVLRVLPDTPEHHATRSELMLKQATALGMTGAVKESRDLLHRLIATHRPAPEGPEGGDALRTAAVVQCAFMERTLGRYAAAGALLRRELDRRPGPPPAQRTGLVVEWGNRALFATRYLDVRDDVARALADARLRGDELGAAETLTLAALGEAYQGETEAARRYAADAAALTDVTTDADLAGQCESLVRLAWSEVFLDDCAAARRHSERGVDIARRTGRPFALAQLLLTGAYARLTTGRLHEALEWADESVAVAGALGGAELLGISRAIRALILMQVRPAGDPEVLAAAEEAAATVGAVEGWWATVSRCLLAYAALGAGDPYRVRDILMDAGGDSDLSRVQPSMRPNFFELLVTASLATDDVADAERWASHALALADRLGLPVQRGAALRAVGLVAARRGELAAADEAFTESARECARAGAVLREAQSLLLGAPFAAATGDTARAATMSRRGLRLAEESGARLLLDMAARGRAESGSAGRDPGGADVPAAPPASGPALDPAATAPPVPHADVPPLPSGPFASLTPREREIAALVAEGLTNQAVADRLCLSTRTVESHVGRVYRKTGVTSRAALASLVTRCAARPGE; this is encoded by the coding sequence ATGGTCGGAGGCGCGAAGGGGCCCGCGGGGCGGGCGCCGTTCGTGGGCAGGGGTGCGGAGCTCGGCCGCCTCGAAGCGCTGCTGGACGAGGTCGGGGCGGGGGGAACGACCGCGGGCGTCGTCGACGTGGTCGGGGACCCGGGGATCGGCAAGAGCAGGCTGCTGACGGAGTTCGCGGCGCTGGCCAGGGACCGGGGCGTGACCGTGCTGCGGGGCAGGGGGTCGGAGAGGGGCAGGGCGCTTCCGCTGCGGCCGTTCACGGACGCCTTCACCGAACTCGACCCGCGCGCACGCCGCGCGTTCCCCTCGCTCGGCGGACTGCCCGCGATGGTGCGGGGGGACGGTGACGGCGCGCTTCCGGGCGCGGTGTCCGTCGGGGTCTCGGGCGCGGTGTCGGGCATGGACCTCTTCGGCCTGTGCCGGGTCACCGCCGCCGCGCTCGGCGGCGTCGGCGGGCGCGGTCTCCTCGTCGTCCTCGACGATCTGCACTGGGCGGACGAGGCGACGGTCGAGCTCGTCGACCATCTCGTACGCCACCCCGTGCGCGCCCCGTTCCTGCTGGCCGTCGCCCGGCGTGAACGCCAGTCCCCGTCCGCGCTGTCCGCCGCCCTCACGCGCGGCCTCGACTCCGGTGTCGTCCTGCGGACCGCCCTCGGGCCGCTGAGCGGGGACGAGCTGATCCCCGCGTTCGCCGCGGGGGTGCCGCGGGAGCGGGCCGCGGAGATGTACGAGGCGAGCCAGGGCAGTCCGCTGTACTTCCTCGCTCTCCTCCACGGCGACCACTCGGCGGCGTTCCTCGACGAACTCGCCGGTCTTTCCGCGCTGGAGCGGGCCGCCCTGGACGCCGTCGCGGTGCTCGGCGAGCACGCGCACACGGACCTGATCGCCGCCGTGACGGGCGCCGACCGCTTCGACCTCATCGCCGCGCTGCGGGAGCTCATCGACCGCGACCTCCTCAGGCCGGACCGGCGCGCCGGCTGCCTCGCGCCCCGCCACCCGCTCCTGCGCGCCTGGATGCGCGAGGCCGTCGACCCCTGGCGGCGCCTCGAACTGCACCGCGCGGCCGCCGTCGAACTCACCCGGACCGGCGCACCCCTCAACGACCGCGCCCACCACGTCGAGGAGTCCCTCTCCCGCTGGGACCCCAAGGCGGCCGCGATCCTGACGGAAGCGGCGGAGCAGGCCGCCGCCACGGCACCCGCCGACAGCGCACGGCTCCTCGGCGTCGTCCTCCGCGTCCTGCCCGACACGCCCGAACACCACGCCACCCGCAGCGAGTTGATGCTCAAGCAGGCCACCGCGCTCGGCATGACCGGAGCCGTCAAGGAGAGCAGGGACCTCCTCCACCGGCTCATCGCGACACACCGCCCCGCCCCTGAGGGGCCCGAGGGCGGGGACGCGCTGCGGACGGCCGCCGTCGTGCAGTGCGCCTTCATGGAGCGCACCCTCGGGCGGTACGCGGCGGCCGGCGCCCTGCTCCGCCGCGAACTCGACCGCCGCCCCGGCCCGCCGCCCGCCCAGCGCACCGGCCTGGTCGTCGAGTGGGGCAACCGCGCCCTGTTCGCCACGCGCTACCTCGACGTGCGCGACGACGTGGCCAGGGCCCTGGCCGACGCCCGGCTCCGCGGCGACGAACTCGGCGCCGCGGAGACCCTGACGCTCGCCGCGCTCGGCGAGGCGTACCAAGGGGAGACCGAGGCGGCCCGCAGATATGCCGCCGACGCCGCCGCGCTCACCGACGTCACGACCGACGCCGACCTCGCCGGGCAGTGCGAGTCGCTCGTACGCCTGGCCTGGAGCGAGGTGTTCCTCGACGACTGCGCCGCCGCGCGACGCCACTCCGAACGCGGCGTCGACATCGCCCGGCGCACCGGCCGCCCCTTCGCCCTGGCGCAACTGCTGCTCACCGGCGCGTACGCCCGCCTCACCACGGGCCGCCTGCACGAAGCGCTGGAGTGGGCCGACGAGTCCGTCGCGGTCGCCGGAGCACTGGGCGGCGCCGAACTCCTCGGCATCAGCCGGGCCATCCGCGCCCTCATCCTCATGCAGGTGCGCCCGGCCGGGGACCCGGAGGTGCTGGCCGCGGCCGAGGAGGCGGCGGCGACGGTGGGCGCGGTCGAGGGCTGGTGGGCGACGGTGTCCCGGTGCCTGCTCGCGTACGCCGCGCTGGGCGCGGGTGACCCGTACCGGGTGCGGGACATCCTCATGGACGCGGGCGGTGACAGCGACCTGTCCCGCGTACAGCCCTCGATGCGGCCCAACTTCTTCGAGCTGCTCGTCACCGCGTCGCTGGCCACGGATGACGTGGCGGACGCGGAACGCTGGGCGTCCCACGCGCTGGCCCTGGCGGACCGCCTCGGCCTGCCCGTCCAGCGGGGCGCGGCCCTGCGCGCGGTCGGTCTCGTCGCGGCGCGGCGGGGTGAACTGGCCGCGGCGGACGAGGCGTTCACGGAGTCCGCGCGTGAATGCGCGCGGGCCGGCGCGGTTCTGCGGGAGGCCCAGAGCCTCCTGCTCGGCGCCCCCTTCGCGGCCGCCACCGGCGACACGGCCCGCGCCGCCACCATGTCCCGCCGCGGCCTGCGCCTCGCCGAGGAGAGCGGAGCGCGCCTGCTCCTGGACATGGCGGCACGGGGGCGGGCGGAAAGCGGGAGCGCGGGCCGGGACCCCGGCGGTGCGGACGTGCCCGCGGCCCCGCCCGCGTCCGGCCCCGCACTCGACCCGGCGGCGACCGCGCCACCGGTTCCCCACGCCGACGTCCCCCCACTGCCGTCCGGACCGTTCGCCTCGCTGACACCGCGCGAGCGCGAGATAGCCGCGCTGGTGGCCGAGGGCCTCACCAACCAGGCGGTCGCCGACCGGCTCTGCCTCAGCACGCGCACGGTCGAGAGCCATGTGGGCCGGGTGTACCGCAAAACGGGCGTCACCTCACGCGCGGCCCTGGCGTCGCTGGTGACGCGGTGCGCGGCCCGGCCCGGCGAGTAG
- a CDS encoding SUKH-4 family immunity protein, whose product MLFDVTRSAVTGIFGEGRLATLPASAFPAPAADTPGARLLQTVGVPTGTLHLRVPDEDSGLLPLAGDVVDVEDLEGLEEGAAEDAGAWPVVGWLLNAHLVLDPVSGKVYAFDPDEETARALHADVSSLVHVTLRFQRLLDEFAFGDDGEEAGFERLEREVGRVREETSRVDPLPFRDDETAWWVIGDEIAAGQRFTGDSPAGRSLYG is encoded by the coding sequence GTGCTTTTCGACGTCACCCGCTCCGCGGTCACCGGCATCTTCGGCGAGGGCCGGCTCGCGACGCTGCCCGCGTCCGCGTTTCCCGCCCCGGCCGCGGACACGCCGGGTGCCCGTCTCCTCCAGACCGTCGGCGTTCCCACCGGGACGCTTCATCTGCGGGTGCCCGACGAGGACTCCGGACTGCTGCCCCTCGCCGGGGACGTCGTCGACGTCGAGGACCTCGAAGGCCTTGAGGAGGGGGCGGCGGAGGACGCGGGGGCATGGCCCGTCGTCGGCTGGCTGCTCAACGCGCACCTGGTCCTCGACCCCGTTTCCGGGAAGGTGTACGCCTTCGACCCCGACGAGGAGACCGCGCGGGCACTCCACGCGGACGTATCCTCCCTCGTGCACGTCACTCTCCGGTTCCAGCGCCTGCTGGACGAGTTCGCGTTCGGCGACGACGGCGAGGAGGCCGGCTTCGAGCGGCTGGAGCGCGAGGTCGGGCGCGTCCGCGAGGAGACGAGCCGCGTCGACCCTCTCCCGTTCCGGGACGACGAGACGGCCTGGTGGGTGATCGGCGACGAGATCGCCGCAGGTCAGCGCTTTACGGGGGACAGTCCGGCGGGGCGCTCGCTGTACGGGTGA